One stretch of Pradoshia sp. D12 DNA includes these proteins:
- a CDS encoding general stress protein, producing MDKKVIGVYDNGQDAVREVERLQKQGYQKEDISVVVKDKEKADKITSKTNTNVDSGLAAGATTGGILGGLTGLLAGVGALIIPGIGPIVAAGPIATTLGGIAAGAGAGGLTGALVGLGIPKDTADKYATDVEKGKILILVDSESQKKYAARDTYERSDDPLVGAQREVKVTINPATGGDPNLRGKDSYK from the coding sequence AAAGTAATTGGTGTTTATGATAATGGTCAGGATGCTGTACGGGAAGTGGAAAGATTACAGAAGCAAGGGTATCAAAAAGAAGATATTTCCGTAGTAGTGAAGGACAAAGAAAAGGCAGATAAAATCACATCTAAGACTAATACAAATGTTGACAGTGGTCTTGCAGCTGGGGCAACTACAGGTGGAATCTTAGGAGGATTAACAGGATTATTGGCAGGTGTCGGTGCACTGATAATCCCTGGTATTGGGCCAATTGTTGCAGCAGGGCCGATTGCTACAACATTGGGAGGAATTGCAGCAGGCGCTGGAGCTGGTGGATTGACCGGTGCGCTGGTTGGATTGGGTATTCCTAAAGATACAGCTGATAAATATGCTACTGATGTAGAAAAGGGGAAGATTCTTATATTAGTCGACTCCGAATCACAAAAGAAATATGCAGCTCGCGATACGTATGAAAGATCTGATGATCCATTAGTGGGAGCGCAGCGCGAAGTGAAAGTAACAATAAATCCAGCCACGGGTGGAGATCCCAATTTAAGAGGAAAAGATAGTTATAAATAA
- a CDS encoding ferritin-like domain-containing protein, with protein sequence MNDLVKQTQRAINGEYSAIQCYEKLARLAPTEDERQRILEIREDEIKHFKQLVLLYTGITGRDPKPKQTEPCEDDYLRGLEAALKDEQRTVDFYLSVADGTINLAAKKLFNRAAKDEQQHAVWFLYYYMKNK encoded by the coding sequence ATGAATGATTTAGTGAAACAAACCCAAAGGGCTATTAATGGAGAGTACAGTGCTATACAGTGTTATGAAAAATTAGCCCGACTAGCACCAACAGAAGATGAACGGCAGCGAATATTGGAAATCAGAGAGGATGAGATTAAACATTTTAAACAACTGGTACTACTATATACAGGCATAACAGGGAGAGATCCAAAGCCAAAACAGACAGAACCTTGTGAGGATGATTATTTACGGGGGCTTGAAGCGGCTTTAAAAGATGAGCAGCGTACCGTGGATTTTTATCTTTCAGTTGCAGACGGAACCATTAATTTAGCGGCAAAGAAGTTGTTTAATCGTGCAGCTAAGGATGAACAACAGCATGCAGTATGGTTTCTTTATTATTATATGAAGAATAAATGA
- a CDS encoding zinc-dependent alcohol dehydrogenase, whose translation MKAVTYQGAKKIEVKEVEDPKLEKNDDIIVRITSTAICGSDLHIYQGNMPIREGYIIGHEPMGIVEEVGPEVTKVKKGDRVVIPFNVSCGQCYYCQHEMESQCDHTESNPHQDTGGYFGYTERYGNHPGGQAEYLKVPFANYMPFVIPESCELEDESLLFMSDVLPTALWSVEHAGVKPDDTVVVLGCGPIGLMTQKFAYMAGAKRVIAVDHLDYRLKQAEKMNKVETINLNNYDDTGSYIKEITQGGADVVIDCVGMDGKKSAIEKIEQKLKLQGGTLSAIQIATKAIRKFGTLQLTGVYGSVYNMFPLEKFFSRNITMKMGQAPVVHYMPRLYKMIEEGKLDPTEIVTHKLPLLDAAKGYSLFNEHEDNCTKVILKP comes from the coding sequence ATGAAAGCAGTCACATACCAAGGGGCCAAAAAAATTGAGGTTAAAGAGGTTGAAGATCCGAAGCTTGAAAAGAATGATGATATAATCGTCAGAATTACTTCTACGGCCATATGTGGTTCTGATCTTCATATCTATCAAGGGAATATGCCGATTAGAGAAGGATATATAATTGGACATGAACCAATGGGAATCGTAGAAGAAGTCGGTCCTGAGGTGACAAAAGTCAAAAAAGGCGACCGGGTAGTTATCCCTTTCAACGTATCCTGCGGGCAATGCTATTACTGTCAGCATGAGATGGAAAGTCAATGTGATCATACCGAATCCAATCCACATCAGGATACAGGCGGATATTTTGGATATACAGAGCGATATGGGAATCATCCCGGCGGACAAGCAGAATATTTAAAGGTTCCATTTGCGAACTATATGCCGTTTGTCATACCGGAATCCTGTGAATTAGAGGATGAGTCATTATTATTTATGTCTGATGTTTTGCCTACAGCTCTTTGGAGTGTGGAGCATGCGGGGGTAAAACCGGATGATACTGTGGTCGTACTTGGCTGTGGCCCAATTGGTTTAATGACACAAAAATTTGCTTATATGGCTGGTGCTAAAAGGGTTATAGCTGTTGATCACTTGGATTATCGATTAAAACAAGCTGAGAAAATGAATAAAGTAGAGACGATTAATCTTAATAATTATGATGATACAGGGAGCTATATAAAAGAAATTACACAGGGTGGAGCTGATGTGGTCATCGATTGTGTTGGAATGGATGGTAAGAAATCAGCTATTGAAAAAATTGAGCAAAAACTAAAATTGCAGGGAGGAACGTTAAGTGCTATTCAAATTGCCACGAAGGCGATAAGGAAATTTGGTACTTTGCAGCTTACCGGTGTTTACGGATCTGTTTATAATATGTTCCCGCTAGAGAAATTTTTTTCACGCAATATTACGATGAAGATGGGACAAGCTCCTGTTGTTCATTATATGCCTCGATTATATAAAATGATTGAAGAAGGAAAGCTCGACCCTACTGAAATTGTAACTCATAAGTTACCACTTCTGGACGCAGCGAAAGGGTATTCGTTATTTAATGAACATGAAGATAATTGTACGAAGGTTATATTAAAACCATAA
- a CDS encoding metallophosphoesterase family protein: protein MIGIGPNTNDVLDILFTRNDVSMITGNHDEAVLALLKGEEHPQSHSHVKEHHQWIAERMDKQFIRKLEGLPRAINLTVEGNSILFIHYQIEPTKLNDHISQDPFSRIVEPSLKNIRTLFKGWEEKLICFGHHHPLHFFRSERTVFLNPGSLGCNSKPTA, encoded by the coding sequence ATGATTGGAATCGGACCGAATACCAATGACGTTTTGGATATTCTATTTACAAGAAATGATGTATCCATGATTACGGGAAACCATGATGAAGCGGTTTTAGCACTTCTAAAAGGAGAGGAACATCCACAAAGCCACTCCCATGTAAAAGAGCATCATCAATGGATAGCAGAGAGGATGGATAAGCAATTCATCCGGAAGTTGGAAGGGTTGCCTAGGGCAATCAATTTAACTGTCGAAGGGAATTCAATTTTGTTTATTCATTATCAGATTGAGCCAACGAAGCTAAATGACCATATAAGCCAAGACCCTTTTAGCAGAATTGTTGAACCAAGTCTTAAGAATATAAGGACTTTATTTAAAGGATGGGAAGAAAAGTTAATCTGTTTTGGTCATCATCATCCACTTCATTTCTTCAGAAGTGAACGTACTGTCTTTCTAAATCCAGGCTCTTTAGGTTGCAATTCAAAGCCTACTGCCTAG